From Vicia villosa cultivar HV-30 ecotype Madison, WI unplaced genomic scaffold, Vvil1.0 ctg.005272F_1_1, whole genome shotgun sequence:
ATTATTTCAAATAGTGTGAAATTCTACTTTATAAGCTATATTCCTGTGAATGAAGGAACTTCGTGGGATTATAAAAGGCTCTACCTATCTTTGTGGGTGTCCGTCATGTAACTATTCTAAGGTTAGTAATTCCTTGGTATACACTCTGACCCGACACCTTAATAAAGGTTTTCAAATTACATAAAACCTATAGATTACTTATTGATTGATGCTTTATATTATTAGGGTCTCAATGCTTATGAGTTTGAAAGGCATGCCGGTTGCAAAACAAAACATCCAAACAATCATATTTATTTCGAGAATGGGAAGACCATTTATCAAATAGTACAGGAATTGAGGAATTCTCCGGAGAGTTCATTGTTTGACACAATTCAAACTATTTTCGGTGCACCAATTAATCAGAAAGCATTTCGCATTTggaaaggtaaagaaattcctgaCCCCTTCACTTTAAACAAAAACTAACTAACTTCTGCAAGATAAAGACGAGTTTTATTATTTGGTATGTCACTAATCCCATTTTTTAACTCTCGTGTAAATTGGTCTTCAGAATCATTTCAAGCAGCAACACGCGAGCTTCAGCGTATTTATGGAAATGAAAGACGCAACCTCTAAGTCTCAGCCACCTTTTTGCAAACTTAACATAGGTTATCTTCTAGTGTGAATAGCAAGATACATCAGTTTTCAGTATTTTTCTTGTAACTTTGTTTAGCTCCATGGCCTTTGGTGCTTTGTGTACCTTAGTGGCATTGCTTAAAAAATTGGTAACTTTATGTAACTTTTGTCCAAATAATTGCAAAATGGCCGAGTATAGTTTCGAGAAAGCTGATGTTCTTGGGTGATCGAAGGATCAAAACTTAATAATTTCGAGGAACTGGACTCCTGAGTAGTGTCATGTAACTTTTTTATTTGTATTCAAAATTACACAAGGAAAATTCACTTGAATATTTTATTAGTTCCTTATGGGTTGATGGATTCTTGATAGGGTCATAGATAGTTTCTGCTTTGTTTGAGTGTTTGTTCTCGAGAGGATCATAAAGAGTTTCTCTGTTTGCCTGTGCGTTTGTTCATTTTGGTTGAATTAGGCATGAATGTGGTGCAATTTGGATcagttttgaagaaataaaaccatctaagctaaaaataaaatcaaaatgtgTTTCCGTTGGTTTGGATGGCTCAAATAACATCATCTGATATAAAGAATATTGTATTGATGTTTTATGGGTTGATGGATTCTTGAGAGGATCATAGATAGTTGCCATTTGCTTGGGCTTTTGTTCTTAAGAGGATCATAAATAGTTTGTTTGCTTGGGCGTTTTAAGATAATCTAAACCAATCTAATCTAATTAATTGtagtttaatttgaatatttaaattacaattttatattaaaatactttaaaataatgTTTGATGAAAATATAACATGctaaaaatgaataaatcaagATTGATgataattgattattttttaaacatatgaaatggttaaaattaaattgaatagtataaatattattaaagaatttaaaattaactaggagataattgataaaaaaaattattaaaatttaggtTAAACTATAATATTAATCTCTTTATTTTAGTCAATTTACAAAATCAATCATCTATTTTATAAACAGTTTTCTGCTACACTATGTTGCAAAAAAAAGTCTAATGATTTGGATGTAGAACAATCCATGTGGATTGATGAATGACTTGTCATTAgttataaaataataacaaattaaaaaataagtttaaaaaaaataaaaaagtaattaaGAATCTTAAATTTCATATGTGAAACTCATTCAATTCTTTCTCCAAACATTTTCATTCTTGTTcaacctttcttcttcttcttttatgaCAATCTTATTCTGCAACTATCGTTGACTTTTTCCACCTTGTATCAACTTCAAACTCACCTTGTCGTCGTCATCAATTTATGGGGCCTGCCTAATCAAGGATAAAATTCCAACTAACaccaaaccataaacaaaaccaCCAACATCAAAACAAGAACAACATAAACCAATCCAGAACAAAATGAAAGAATCAAAAGGAAATGAATTGGACAACTTTGATGACTTTAGTATAAATAGAAGATACatgtgattaaaataaattattttgataagAAATAATGTTTGATTTAGAGAGAGAAACAAAATCACTTAATACAAAGTCATCCAAACTTGTCTTATATGTGTCCGCCTTTGTGAGTGAACATTTCTTTTACAATTAGATTAAGGGTGACAAATCAGCATGTCTGTCTCAATTAAGTTTGTtttgtaaaaattaaaaagaaaatatagaaCAGAACAGGGTGCGCTTTGTTGAAAGCGTGAGTCTAAAATTTTGCTCTGTCTCGCAAAAGAATGAGTGTGGAATGGGGCACATCCGCGTACATTGCAGTTTTTAAgattaaaaattgcaaattttcaTATTAATGTTAGTGCAAAAACCCACAAAAGTCTGCAAAAAAATTTAAGGAGGCGGAACAGACATATTAAAGATGTTGGCCTGACCCTCCCGCAAAAAATTGCAGTCAAAACGGAATTAGACATATTATAGATGTAAGCCTACAACGTTGACCTCCACAAAAAAATGCAGACAAAACGTACATGCTCGACAGACCAGACTCGTTTTACCATCTTATACTATTTTACCTTCCAACTTTTGCTTCTTTTTCCTTGAATAtcatatcttttctttcttttgtttcattATTTATATTCATCCAAACAAGAAATATCGGAGAAATTGTTTCCCTTTCCTCTTTGTTTCCTCTAATGCGATTgcatatcttttctttcttttgtttaattatttatatcCCATTCATTTGAGGCTTCTTCGATtgtttttctatttcattttatCTATTCACATGTGATAAACAAGAACTATTTGAGAAATATTACATAAGGGATGAAGATGAAACAAGATAATTTCTTAATGCATCTTTATAGAGTGTACCACGTCTCTGAATACCCTAAATTGTcttttggagatgtatctccgaacgagccataagaaattttaaaaaattagttcggatatgcatatccgaaaataccCAAATAcgttttggatatgcatatccgaaaacatggCTAGACAAAATAGTTGAcagaaacataatttttttttacttttttaaaaaagaattaataTCGATTTGATCTGTAATTTGGTTAAACCGTTAATAAATACGcaaacaaaaaacaataaaacaaacacaatgaagGTAGGTAGCATTGTTTTGATATAGTGAAAAATAATACAAATGTTGTTCAGAAAGTACGAAATGTAAAATTAATACATCGGCAAATAAAAAAGAAGGACATAGCTTACTGCGTATGCCTTATCCTAACCCCCTGACCCCTTCTCTACCTCTTGTATCCCGCAACACTCGAAGCCTCGTCAACCATCCTTTCTACGATGGCCACCGCTTCAGGACCGCCTCTCTCAATCACTCCTAAGTTCAAAGCTTCTTGCCAAATAAACTGTAGTGGCATAGTCATCTTGGGTTTGCTGGTTCTCCAATATCTCCTCATAGGTTGGCCTAGGTGGATGACCAAGAGCTTCTGGTGTCATGATAGGGTGTGACACTCTGTAGAACCATGTCAAGTATCCCTCCGCACAATGCCAGCAACTTGATGTTAGCATCATCTAATACTCCCCTGGCACCATATGACGCTCTCAATCTTGACAGATGTCATCGAGATCCCGACGGACAACTGTGTTAGAAACGACCTAAAAGGGAGATCTGGGGATGGTCTGTACATAGCCAAAATGTCGCATGCATCGCTCAAGAAGATACCTGACCATAATGTTACTCACAGATGCCAGCCACCCTGAGTATAATGAGATGGGATCGAAGGGGACCATCTCCTAGTGATCCTCGTAAGGAATCCACTTGATGTCATAGTGAAAATTCCGACCAAGATACACCCAGAACAGCAGCACAACTAGAGCTGTCAAATAGGCCGGCCCGGCCCAGCCCGCTTCGGCCCGGTGGGCCAACGTGTTTTAATGGGCTGGCCCGGCCCAACCCAATTGCTAAATGGGCCACATAAAATGAGCCCGGCCCATTTTTCAAAGGCTCGTGCGGCCCGATAGGCCAGCCCGgcccgtatttcaatattataattttaattttataaaaagaatgTAATAgataaatgcaatacaacatAAGTAAAAAGTCATCATAAAtgtatataagtgatgtttaaaatatttatccacaaatatatatatatatatatatatatatatataccacaaaatcatccatataaaagtataaagtaacttaatattatcaccaatacttatcaaattttttctacatctcacaaccatttccttgatcacatcattttgaaaatatatgttgatcctctttaacttttctttatgacttaaaaacacatttataaaatcatatcttatctcaatctttttaATGGGCCAGCCCGAAGCCTGCTTGGCCCGGCCCATAAAAAACATAGGCCCCGTGGACTGGCCTAAAAAGACAGGGTCATctttttttaaggtattttgcggCCCGACCCACGCTAAATTGTAGGGCTTATGGGCCGGCCCAATGGGCCGAGCCCATTTTGACAACTCTAAGCACAACAACATTATTCCCTATTTGCAAGAGGTACATGGAAGCCCGCGGTAACTCTTCACGATAGTCCTCATCAAAGTAGAAACCATGAATGCGGTGGAAGTGGAAAATGATCCATCCCTGAAAAACAAATAAGAGCTATGTAAGAACAAAATattaaaaccaaattaaaattaatagttgAAATAAAAAGTACCATTAGCAGTTTGCAAGAGCCCGTCAACTGCCTTGTCCTCCAGTTAGAAGCTTTATTCAGCTTTTGGTATAGTTATACCAAACAACCGGCCCCCTAGTTCCACTCGCTAACTGAATTCAAATCAAAGAAGTATTGGAGGTATGCAACATccacgtaggttgcacttttgttcACAAAAATGGACGTGTCAACTAAGAACATGAATTAACACCGTAAAGCACAAGCATGGTGGTACTAAACAAAAAAATCATTGTCCTCGCTCGCAGATGCTTCTGTCGCATTCAGGTGCTCTTCATATAATGTCGTCGGGAAGGAGAACTTGGCATGAGCTCCATTAGTTGAGGCATACTGGTCCAAAGCGTGTTCTGGATGAACTCTCAGATATTCGACCATCCATTCAATCGCATCGTTACGACTGATTTGAGAGTGGTTAAGTAACCTCCCTCTAATAGGAAGGTGTAGCATGCATGCGACGTCATCTAATGAGATCGTCATTTCTCCAACAAGAAGGTGGGAAAATGAGGTTTCCTTGTGTCATCTCTCGCAAAATGCCTCCTGCATGGCGTGGCTGATAGTCTCATAACCGGAACAACATAGTCTGACAAGTCCGGAGCCAAGGATGACCTCCCTGAACCAATCTTTTCGGGACTGAACAAGATCAAATATTTTCCGCGTGTGGTTCAGGGGCTTTAGGACTGGTCTTTCCTGtaacaataaaaattaatatcaatGTTAGTCGTTAACATATTTGCGTGTGAAACATTGGATGAAAAATTGTAAACAAAAATACTTCTCATGTCCAAACATGCGGAGCGGTATGGATGTCCTAATATATCAAAAGGGAGGTGTCATAGGACCTCTCGGGTACTCCTGGACAGACCTCTCGGCAACCTGCCTCATTGTTGCATGTAGTTATGCAGCCTGCGTATCAGGAGTAGCATGTATCAAGAGGAACCTATGCTTGAACATGTTCATCCTCGGGCTCCTGCTTATTATCCCCGTGATCCCTAGACGAGGACGCATCATCCAGACGACTCCTCGGGGCCCTTCTAGACTGCTCAAATCTCTCACGCCGAGCGGATGCTGTCTGGCTTGACCTGCCATGTCTCAATCTAGCGTTCTCAGCCATATTTATGAAAAAATAGCATTAACTAAAAAAACATTCGGGTAATGAAACAATGAAACAAATATGAAAGAAAAAACTCAGACAACATTTCGGATTGGCATGTCCGAAAATTCCTCAAAGGggatttcggatatgcacatccaAACACCCCTACGAACAGTCATGGATGAACATATGCGTGTTTTTGCCCTAAATGCCTCCATAAACTTTAAATAAAGACCCAAACAACCACATTTTCTAAATTAAACTTCTACATACATGCAATGTACAACAAATGATTCGGAAAAACTTATTCAAAATCGGAGCTTCTGAAAACTTGTTAAAATGGGTAGAAGAAACACTTGCTTCGGTAACACTTACTCCGTTCAAGTATCGAAAAAACTTGCTTCAGTAACTTGCTCAAAATAAAGGATTTGGAGATTTTGTGAATGGAATAGAAAGAGTTCAAAGAACATGAAGTATGAGGGATTCTATCCGCCTTAAATATATACTTCAAACCGATTCAGATATGCATCTACGAAAACCTCCTAAACTTAAATTATGGAGTTGACTCGGAGATGCATACGTGAAACTCTCCTAATTTTGGAAAAAAAGATTGTTTCGGAGATTCATATCGGTAAACCCCTCAAAAAAATGTAATGTGGGGAATTCGAAATACTTATTCAAATTTTGggagtattttaaaattttcgcTAAGAACCTGAAGGCATAGGGGGTGCTCTAAGTAATTCTCAAGAAACAATGGCACATAATGCAACAACTTTGGGAGAAACTCAtcaaatttaggtttttttttttcatttgagaAAGAGAGAGGGGGGAgtaatttgtttttttctttaatcTGCTACTCGAGaaggatgaagaagattgaaagaGAATAAATGGAACATTGTTTTCCCTTCTAAAATTAGagatcaaaattataatttaatctaAAATTTCTATATGCAATTTGGTTCAATTTTCAATATAAAAAAACCAGTCAAACTAGATTTTAGAAAAACACATAAATATGagcttaataatattattttgaatCAAGTTGAAATAAGACAATTTCGAAATATGTATATCAACTCACAACTACACGCCATAGATAAGCACGTTTATACAGTGAAATAACAGGTATGTCCCAATCCCAACCAAACAGATGTATGTAGTTAGTTAGACATTCATTCACCACAATCACATTCAGTTTTTTGATTCAATATAAGTCCAAAACTACTTATCAAGCACAGAATTAATAAATAATGACACAATGAAATCGTTAAAACCACAAGTCAGCATCATGATTATCATACAAGTAATTTCTTCTTCAATAATCTTCCCACCACCAACTAACTTGTAAAATGTTATCTTCAACCACAACAAGCTGACTTTTGTGCAGCCTGTCCAGCTCCTGCTGCAGAGTCTTGGTTGATTTTGATTGTTGTCGgctgcaataaaaaaaatataacgaCACATTCAATCGACTTGTCAGAAAGAGAGTCGGGGACTTGGAACAGGTGAAAGATGTTAAGATACTACCTCGGCCTTGTTGTCAGTGTCAGCAAGCCTTTGTTTTATGTCTCTTGCTATGGAAAAGAAAACTTCCTCCACATTTAGATTTGTCTTTGCACTCTGCAGTGGAGCATTTTTCATGAGCATAGCAACATAGAATTTAAGGAAGTTTCCGTTTCTTTCATGTAATAAATCACTTACAGTTTCAAAGAATTTGATTCCATATTCATCAGCCAGTGCTTGGCCTTTGGACGTTGGCACAGCCTAAAATGACAATCGCAAACATCACAAATCTGATACGAATAGAATTCATACAAAGATACGGAAAAAGGGGCTTGCAGATGTAATTGATTAACTTATGTAAACCAAAAAATTAGTCCATAAAGTATAAGTCTTTCTCCAAAAAGAATGTGTTGCTAACTAACCGAATTAAGTAAGCACCACAAGGTATCCCCACGGCTTAAGCCCTCTATTAAACTAATCTGAGTCAACAGCGGGATATCGGGTTTGTCTTTTACTGAGACTGGACTACCTCCCAAATAAGCGACTCCAACAATCGAACTCGGATTCTTGTTTGGGAGAGTCATGTTGCCAACTCTCCCAACACCATGCACTCTTTCTACAATTTAGATATGACACACGGACACAGACATGATACCGGCACTGACATGTCGATAACGGTaagaattttgaaaaaataaataaattgaacgtAATCACGAGTGTCAGGGTCGTGTCGGTGTCCGACACAGACACGGATCCGCCTATTTTCAaaggtgtcggtgctacataaAGTATATGAAAATCTGCAATTCAATCTCTAACATCTTCATCGCAAGGACTAAATTGACTGATATTATATACTTTAAGGACTAGTTGTGTTGCATACTTTAGGGGCTATAACTTAGAGAGAGATACATTAGGGACTAAATTGATGATATTAGATCAGAATTCAACCCTCTTCAAACCTCATGCAACCCGTCAACAAAAGTCTTTACTTCTCTAACGGTAACATGGTTTCTTTAACATCCTCAATGATGCAATTCAACCGATCAGTAAGTTGGCATATACCATTATCAGAGTACATTTGACAATTGTAAAGGTTTCTTTTTCAAGCCTATGTGCTTTTAGATTTATAGCTCATTttgttcaaaatcaattttgtgtTACGAAGATATTTGATTTAGTCATGTAACTCCACTCATAAATAGGAAGAGACGACCCAGAGAGTTTGTTATGGAGCACGGAAAGGGGAGAAAGCAGAAGGAGCGGGAGAAAAATAACATAAAGCATCATTAAACATTGCCAACAAAGTTTGCATGCATACCCTTTTGCTTTCGTCCATGTCTGCTTTGTTCCCTACCAGTATTTTGTTAACATTATCCGAAGCATGTTGCTCAATGTTGCGAATCCAATTCCTGATATCTGAAATTATCATAAGCTAAGTGAATATCCCAATgtgaaattaaattttaagttttgCACAAATCAATATAATTCAAACTAAAGCAACATTAAGGAGCATTACTGTTAAACGATGCTTCATCTGTAACATCATAGACAAGCAATATCCCCATAGCACCACGATAGTAAGCTGCAAAAAACAAAGATTTTACAAAAGGCCAGTAAGTGCTACAATCCAGATGCCAACAGCCAAACATTCATCAATATTCAACAATCATAAACCTTACCGGTTGTAATTGTCCGAAACCGCTCCTGCCCTGCAGTATCCCAGATTTGGAGCTTGATCCTTTTGCCATCAAGCTCAATGGTTCTTATCTTAAAATCAATGCTGCATTACAAAAGTACTCACACGATGTTAAAGAAACCTCCGTCAAACAAAACTCTGCAGTTTTACTACTAAACCGTAAAATCATACCCTATAGTAGTGATGAAACTGGTTGTAAAAGACCCATCAGAAAAACGCAAAAGAAGACAACTCTTTCCAACACCTACAAtgaacatataaatataaatcaaGGCATGTTTCACACAAAACAAACCTAATTACCCCAATATTTGTAAAACAAAGTATCTCTGCAGAGACTAATAACTCGAGATAACTAAGATTCATTTAGAAGACTCAATTATGTGAATTAAACAAATCACAAACGGATCACATAAAAAGTCAACACCAATTTACAAAACAACCTCTTCATAACACAAACAATGATAGAAATGCTGGGTCAAATCAAACTAgatcaaaatttcaaatttcaaatttcaaatttaaaacaaatctaaactaaaaaaccattataaaagaaggaagaataaaatatatttaccGCTATCGCCGATCAAGAGAAGCTTGATGAGGTAATCGTAATCGGCACGAGCCCTTGCCGGTGGAGCAGCCATGAAAACGAAAGAATGTAACGAAAATGGTGTTGTTTTTTTctgtatgaaaaaaattgaaagatggtgtgagagagagagagaagtggGAGAGAGAAGTGGATCTCCTCCAAAGTTCAAGAGTAAAGGAACATGGAGATTTTAGAGAGAAAATAACGGTGCTTAgtttttggaaaaataaataaaaaaaaataaaaaaataataattaggaTTGACGAGAAGAGAAGAAAAGACAGAGATGATTATAACCTTGTTTTGTACTATGAAGCTGTCTCTCCTATAATTGTGCTGTGTGTAGGTCTTCTTTTCTTCACTCTCgctcctctttctctctctctaacTTTTATTTATTGTTGCTTTGTGTATATGTGCAAGGTCATGCCAGCAATTGTGCTCCCTATGCAGCCAGATACAGACTTGCAAACAAGAATTTGATCGTTTCTTATTTATTAGCAAGTGCTATAAATGAATACCTTATACACTTTCTTTTTACTACTTGTATGTCACAAAAATTTAGAAAAAGtcgtataaaataaaataataaaaaagataataCCATGTTCTTAttatatatctataatataaaataaaaaaaagttgttttggaTAATTCAAATATTGCCTTTTAGTTTTTATTTGACACATCATTAAATTTGGGGGAAAAAATGGAATAGccatgtttaaaataaaaaataccaaaagaatcaggttttgataaaaaaaattatctagATAAGCAGGTTTGGGGGAGCCTTACACATAGGAGTCACCCCCATAGCGTCATAGTTGAAAAATTTGTATGAATGCGCCACTTGGGGTGGCGCAATGTGGAAGGCAAAATTAGGGTTTCCCCTTTGTGACGCCTATGTACATATTTTGTACATAGGAGCCATATGGGATGGCTCCAATGTGTTAGGGTATTTTCTATATACCCCAATCTTCGttcattttcacattttttttcaccGTTTTCGCACATTCTCTTCGATTTTTTTCGTCATGGCGGATTTGACGATTTTTAAGAGAAATGGTCATGTGTTTTACTCAGCTGTGAAATCTccgattaaaatgaaattttggagCATTCATTCCATAGATCATCTGAAGAGGTCATTGTTGTGCTGGTTAGACGGGGAGTACGAAGCTGGTGAAAGCATCAAACGAATCCAGAGGCAGAGAACGAGGACGTCAATTATCACGGGAAAAATCGAACATTGGTGGGTTGAAGTTAAGAACGAAGTTGATGTCATGACCATGATGCAAGACACAGATAACATCTTTTTGATGGTTGTGATAACGTAAAACTGTACTTGTTAAATTCAGTTAATTTacatttgtgttgttgttgtttagagttgtttgtgttgttgttgtttagagttgtttgtgttgttgtttaaTCTTTGTTTGTATATGTACAATTGTAACACCAATAtgtttcgaggtcggatttatggggttCTTGTGATTCCTCGAGATATTGGGAATGGGAATCATAAGAGAAATTTGGGTGCGGTTCCTCGAGATATTGGGAATGGGAGTTGTAGAAAAAATTTGGGTGATACATCTACCTaggattataagataaatattttttatttatttattatttttttaatgccTTAGTCTATACGGTGTAACAACGGAGTTAAGAAATTGACTAAATtggtccccgacaacggcgccaaaaacttgatgcgtccgcaagtgcacggatatatcgaagtaatataaaagattgtcgaaccacagagaccaatgtcaacctactgtaatctattgttactttgtaaagctaaggctaatgaatgtTTGATTGAGGGGAACCTAAgaactaaaactgaaataaaactaagattaagATAAATATAGGAGAAGAGAGACCGGAATGTGATTCTGCGTACTTCGGGAACTCTGTAATTCATTGgcttataaaaatgttaaaaacatatttagtagaaaatattagcTTAAAGACTAAACCTCACACTCTCGTGGTTTTGAATAAAGTCACGCTCCTTAACCGTAGGATATTGCTCTCGCTCGCCCACTTAAATCAAGGAACGCGGTTTGAAAACTAAACAAgttctaattaatcctaaagcgctctcgctgtgttTAGGATTAATGCCTAATTTTTACTATATGGTTCGACCCCCACGCTCTCGCAGTGCCGGTTCGAACCTTAATAgatttctcactctcgtgacgaaATCGTGGTAGGTAACATTtcactctcgtgacaaggttacctaaattaatattaaaaacataaaccaaaatataattttataataataactaaGCCAACACAATAATTACTGAGTTCCGTCGGTGACGACGATCCTCACACACCGGACTCAAAACAATTTAGCTGGACATAGAATTTAGCGTAAACAGATTAAACATATGGATTGAAATTAAGAGCaacatgaaaattaaaataacaacgataaatgaaaacaataataaagcaataaaatgaaACCTGTTAATAATGCTAAAAGTAAAGCTGGAATTACCTCTGAAATAATGTAAAATAATCTTGGCGTACAATAACTGGAACTGAATTTTGAAACGAATGAAACAACACCTAatactaatggtgtggtagttcctcggtgtgagaaactaccacttttacatggTAGAAAATCTTCCTAAAAACTAAGCAAAGAAAAGTTATGCCGAAAAGAAGAGATATATCCCTACTGATGGAATGCTCCGTATTTATATTGATGCTTCCGCCTTTGGGTTGAGAAAATAATGGAGGAAAATTAGATGGATCCGTCTCAGACTTGGTTCTGGAGAGAAATGAGGAAGGCTGGAAAATAGGAGGAAGTTAGGACGCGACGAGCGCGTCTGAGTGTGTGACTAACGTCACACACTAAAACAGCAAAGGGCGCCGACCGGCAGGAGGGGGAGTGTGCCGACCGGAAGGGGCTGGAGAGTGCCCCTCGTCGCGGGCCAATTGGGcctttgggctttgtacatatGCTTCTTTCTTCACccccttattttcttttatacttCCTATCTTTTTTACTTCATTTCTTCTCATTTTTACTCTTTTTCTCAAGCGAGTCTTGTAAAT
This genomic window contains:
- the LOC131642559 gene encoding ras-related protein RABE1c-like, with protein sequence MAAPPARARADYDYLIKLLLIGDSGVGKSCLLLRFSDGSFTTSFITTIGIDFKIRTIELDGKRIKLQIWDTAGQERFRTITTAYYRGAMGILLVYDVTDEASFNNIRNWIRNIEQHASDNVNKILVGNKADMDESKRAVPTSKGQALADEYGIKFFETSAKTNLNVEEVFFSIARDIKQRLADTDNKAEPTTIKINQDSAAGAGQAAQKSACCG